A single genomic interval of Malania oleifera isolate guangnan ecotype guangnan chromosome 11, ASM2987363v1, whole genome shotgun sequence harbors:
- the LOC131167943 gene encoding uncharacterized protein LOC131167943, with protein MLTIQRNSTPFQNPSKTLRPKPRKICLPATIAAGSTHENPQTKQLSSFSAGKIKRLVLTQEGRVKLNSFPDREFYAQPRLVNHVDDGFISTLTGLYRHRLSPGSEILDLMSSWVSHLPPEVEYRRVVGHGLNAQELSRNSRLDYFFVKDLNGEQKLELESCSFDAVLCTVSVQYLQQPEKVFAEVFRVLRPGGVFIVSFSNRMFYEKAISAWRDGTAYSRVQLVVQYFQCVEGFTKPETIRKSPIASNEQEDKQVFLGWIRRLLGFLSGSDPFYAVLAYKNFKPVYE; from the exons ATGCTCACCATTCAACGAAATTCCACTCCATTCCAAAACCCCTCTAAAACCCTCCGACCCAAACCCAGAAAAATATGTCTCCCTGCAACAATCGCAGCTGGCTCCACCCATGAAAACCCACAAACCAAACAACTCTCTTCCTTCTCTGCAGGCAAAATCAAACGCCTAGTCCTCACCCAAGAAGGCAGAGTCAAACTCAACTCCTTCCCTGACAGAGAATTCTATGCCCAGCCGCGCCTGGTGAACCATGTGGACGATGGCTTCATCTCCACCCTCACGGGGCTCTACAGACACAGGCTGAGCCCTGGCTCGGAAATTCTTGACCTCATGAGCTCCTGGGTTAGCCATCTCCCTCCGGAGGTGGAGTACAGGAGGGTGGTGGGGCACGGTCTCAACGCCCAAGAGCTTTCCAGGAACTCCCGGCTGGATTACTTCTTCGTGAAGGATCTGAATGGAGAGCAGAAGCTTGAGTTGGAGAGTTGCAGTTTTGACGCAGTGTTGTGTACAGTCAGTGTTCAGTATCTTCAACAGCCTGAGAAG GTGTTTGCAGAAGTGTTCCGGGTTTTGAGGCCCGGAGGGGTGTTCATTGTGAGCTTTAGCAATCGAATGTTCTATGAGAAAGCTATCAGTGCATGGAGAGATGGGACTGCATATAGCAGGGTTCAACTGGTGGTGCAGTATTTTCAGTGTGTGGAAGGATTCACAAAACCAGAAACCATTAGAAAGTCACCAATTGCAAGCAATGAGCAAGAGGACAAACAAGTTTTTCTGGGCTGGATCAGGAGATTGCTGGGCTTCTTGTCTGGTTCAGACCCATTTTATGCAGTGTTGGCTTACAAAAACTTTAAACCTGTCTATGAGTAA